A window of Fodinibius salinus contains these coding sequences:
- a CDS encoding MotA/TolQ/ExbB proton channel family protein: protein MTSTITLFLLQATGDPGFFNVLVEKFNEGNEGGFMWPVLVALILGLAIFLERIITLNLADIDTRNFIVDVQEALQEGGVPAAKELCAETRGPVASVFQAGLMRVDEGVEAAEKAISAYGSIEMSFLERGLVWLSLFIAIAPLLGFLGTVVGMIQAFDAIEAAGDISPSLVAGGIKVALLTTAAGLLAGIILQIGYNYCVSKIDRLISEMEESSITLIDSIIALEKGEQIVDTSSSESEA, encoded by the coding sequence ATGACATCAACAATAACGCTCTTTCTGTTACAAGCTACAGGTGACCCGGGATTTTTTAATGTGCTCGTTGAAAAATTTAATGAAGGTAATGAGGGCGGTTTTATGTGGCCAGTCCTTGTGGCCTTGATTCTTGGTCTGGCTATCTTTCTGGAACGAATTATTACACTAAACCTTGCTGACATTGACACGCGCAATTTTATTGTGGACGTGCAAGAAGCTCTGCAAGAAGGCGGCGTACCTGCTGCAAAAGAACTGTGTGCTGAAACACGCGGTCCTGTTGCTTCTGTTTTTCAAGCAGGACTTATGCGGGTAGATGAAGGTGTTGAAGCCGCAGAAAAGGCAATTTCAGCCTACGGTTCTATTGAAATGAGCTTTCTGGAGCGTGGGTTGGTTTGGCTTTCGCTGTTTATTGCCATTGCACCACTACTTGGGTTCCTCGGTACGGTTGTAGGTATGATTCAGGCATTTGATGCCATTGAAGCAGCCGGTGATATTTCACCATCGTTGGTTGCGGGTGGTATTAAGGTGGCACTCTTGACTACTGCTGCTGGACTACTTGCAGGTATTATTTTGCAGATCGGCTACAACTATTGTGTCTCGAAAATTGATCGCCTGATTTCTGAAATGGAAGAAAGTTCTATTACGCTTATTGACTCTATTATTGCTCTTGAAAAAGGTGAGCAAATAGTCGATACCTCTTCTTCCGAGTCTGAAGCATAA
- the rpsR gene encoding 30S ribosomal protein S18 has translation MIKNPSHPKKGHIKKRECKFTKAGIEYIDYKDTDLLQRFTNDQGKILPRRVTGTSAKYQRQLTTAIKRARFLGLIPYVADNLR, from the coding sequence ATGATTAAGAATCCATCACACCCGAAAAAGGGTCACATAAAGAAACGAGAATGCAAGTTTACCAAAGCTGGCATTGAGTACATTGATTATAAGGACACTGATTTGCTACAGCGGTTTACCAATGATCAGGGAAAAATTCTTCCCCGCCGCGTGACAGGAACAAGCGCTAAGTACCAGCGTCAATTGACAACGGCGATTAAGCGTGCACGATTTCTTGGTTTAATCCCATATGTAGCAGATAACCTTCGATAA
- a CDS encoding protein-disulfide reductase DsbD family protein, whose amino-acid sequence MKISTLKFFVGIAVMVLSPFFVQGQMMDPVSYSVIEAPEQVAAGEVFDITIEANINGKWHLYSIANDPDAGPYPTKFSSVSDKMAIAGNPTESEPAIEMDPNFNVELGWHTGEATFTIPIAFRKNVSGSAEVDLEVLYQVCDDEKCLPPQTKSITHSVNVSGVADMPYQKFGGVESANSNTSKDTSGSFKNKDATDNSSVKTSNVGGQGIFSFLWIALTAGFAALLTPCVFPMIPLTVSFFSKEKEGQGRKAIGQALGFGAAIVITFTILGALLAVFIGASGANQFAANPWVNLFIALVLIVFAVSLLGAFDLRLPHQLTNWLNQKSNESTGAVGILFMALTISAVSFSCTAPFVGGVLAATTGGEWFYPIIGMAGFATAFASPFVAFALFPRWLESLPKSGSWMNIVKVLLGFIELAAAIKFLSNVDLVWEWGIISRPFAIATWIAIFLLAGLYLLGVYSISNESESRQIGTGRLMLAMPFLLFSFYLIPGLMGASLGIWDAWLPPKQATDVSVVRSFAQQQTSGNEMANSEMWSSNFEEAKKKAIKQNKPVFIDFTGYTCTNCRAMETNVFPLPSIKKRFAKMQQVRLYTDDGTEGPANQRFQFKLTGTVALPTYVILNPENEEILEQLVGYADKKEFQQFLDAGLQHFNDVTATVASGNN is encoded by the coding sequence ATGAAAATATCGACACTCAAATTTTTTGTGGGGATCGCCGTAATGGTGTTATCCCCATTTTTTGTTCAGGGTCAGATGATGGATCCGGTTTCGTATTCTGTAATAGAGGCTCCTGAACAAGTAGCTGCCGGTGAGGTTTTTGATATTACCATTGAGGCTAACATTAATGGGAAATGGCACCTGTATTCTATTGCCAATGATCCTGATGCCGGACCTTATCCTACCAAGTTTTCATCGGTCAGCGATAAAATGGCAATTGCCGGAAATCCTACCGAATCGGAGCCGGCCATAGAGATGGACCCCAATTTTAATGTGGAGCTGGGTTGGCATACAGGTGAAGCTACATTTACAATTCCCATTGCATTCCGGAAAAATGTTTCAGGTTCTGCTGAAGTTGACCTGGAAGTACTATATCAGGTTTGCGATGACGAAAAGTGTCTCCCTCCTCAAACAAAGTCTATCACGCACTCGGTGAATGTTAGCGGTGTGGCCGATATGCCTTATCAGAAATTTGGGGGGGTGGAATCTGCAAATAGCAATACCTCTAAGGATACTTCTGGTTCCTTTAAAAACAAGGATGCTACCGATAATAGCTCTGTTAAAACAAGCAATGTAGGTGGGCAAGGGATTTTTTCTTTTTTATGGATTGCTCTTACTGCAGGCTTTGCGGCACTGTTGACACCCTGCGTATTTCCTATGATTCCGCTTACTGTTTCGTTTTTTTCTAAAGAAAAGGAGGGGCAAGGTCGTAAGGCGATTGGACAAGCTCTTGGTTTTGGTGCAGCAATCGTAATTACATTTACCATTTTGGGAGCACTGCTGGCGGTGTTTATTGGGGCTTCGGGGGCTAATCAGTTTGCTGCAAATCCGTGGGTCAACTTATTTATAGCATTAGTGCTCATTGTTTTTGCGGTGAGTTTGCTTGGTGCTTTTGATCTGCGGTTACCGCACCAGCTTACAAACTGGTTAAATCAAAAAAGTAATGAAAGTACCGGAGCGGTGGGCATTCTGTTTATGGCGCTCACTATCAGTGCCGTTTCTTTTTCATGTACAGCTCCTTTTGTAGGGGGTGTGTTGGCAGCAACAACCGGTGGAGAATGGTTTTATCCTATTATTGGGATGGCAGGCTTTGCAACGGCATTTGCAAGTCCATTTGTGGCATTTGCATTATTCCCCCGTTGGTTAGAATCGTTGCCAAAGAGCGGTTCGTGGATGAATATTGTAAAAGTTTTATTAGGGTTTATTGAACTTGCAGCTGCCATCAAGTTTTTATCCAATGTTGATCTTGTTTGGGAGTGGGGCATTATATCGCGTCCTTTTGCGATTGCCACCTGGATTGCCATCTTTTTGCTTGCAGGTTTATATTTATTAGGTGTTTACAGTATCAGTAACGAGTCAGAGTCGCGCCAAATTGGTACGGGACGGCTAATGCTGGCTATGCCTTTTTTGTTGTTTAGCTTTTATTTAATACCCGGATTAATGGGGGCGTCACTGGGTATTTGGGATGCGTGGTTGCCGCCCAAGCAAGCCACGGATGTTAGTGTTGTGCGTTCTTTCGCACAGCAGCAAACATCCGGCAATGAAATGGCTAATTCAGAAATGTGGTCGAGCAATTTTGAGGAAGCCAAAAAGAAAGCTATCAAACAAAATAAGCCGGTATTTATAGACTTTACAGGCTATACGTGTACAAACTGTCGGGCGATGGAAACAAATGTATTTCCACTCCCATCTATAAAAAAACGATTTGCAAAAATGCAGCAAGTGCGTTTATATACGGATGACGGAACGGAGGGACCTGCAAACCAACGATTTCAGTTTAAGTTAACAGGTACGGTGGCTTTGCCGACGTATGTTATTTTAAATCCTGAAAATGAAGAGATACTTGAACAGCTTGTTGGATATGCTGATAAAAAAGAATTTCAGCAATTTTTAGATGCGGGTCTTCAACATTTTAATGATGTAACTGCAACAGTAGCATCAGGTAACAATTAG
- a CDS encoding DUF5050 domain-containing protein has product MKRLLQLSILILSILFIFSCGGDDGHGPTNPNNNDEPTTGAVEVTTSSTGDDIDGDGYTVSAGGTSKSVSSSGTVILAGLSEGDVNTELSGMAGNCAVKNGSNSQTVTITAGDTTSTSFDVECQAAADGKIAFTSDRDGDQEVFLMNTDGSTPTKQTDNTAADFAGPISPNGTKIAFVSNRGGSTTHLYVMDADGSNVQQLTAAGAKVSLLGGASSWSPDGSSLAFVDERSGNLEIYTIGADGSGEQRLTNNSAGDESPHWSPDGSKIVYASKTDGDFEIYSMNPDGSDHQQITSDTDYNATPRWSPDGSTIAFTSDRSGNLEIHTMNADGNDVQQLTNDPASDGLPSWSPDGSELAFYSTRDGNYEVYKTNADGSDTSVKLTDHSAADNTPYWSPVE; this is encoded by the coding sequence ATGAAACGATTATTACAATTATCAATTCTAATTCTTTCAATCTTATTTATTTTTTCTTGCGGCGGTGATGACGGCCACGGCCCGACCAATCCCAACAACAATGACGAACCCACCACCGGGGCGGTGGAAGTGACCACCAGCAGCACCGGTGATGACATTGACGGCGACGGCTACACCGTCAGCGCCGGTGGCACCAGCAAGAGCGTATCTTCGTCGGGCACCGTAATCCTAGCGGGTCTCTCCGAAGGGGATGTGAATACCGAATTGTCCGGCATGGCCGGCAACTGTGCGGTAAAAAACGGGAGCAACTCCCAAACGGTAACCATTACCGCCGGGGATACCACCTCCACCTCCTTTGACGTGGAGTGCCAGGCCGCAGCTGATGGCAAGATTGCTTTTACCAGCGACCGCGACGGAGACCAGGAAGTATTCCTGATGAATACCGACGGCTCGACACCGACAAAACAAACCGACAACACCGCCGCTGACTTTGCCGGTCCGATTTCTCCTAATGGCACCAAGATTGCTTTTGTCAGTAACCGTGGCGGTTCTACGACGCACCTGTATGTGATGGATGCTGACGGTTCGAACGTCCAGCAGCTGACGGCCGCGGGAGCGAAAGTGTCCCTGCTCGGAGGGGCGAGCAGCTGGTCCCCAGACGGCAGCAGCCTGGCTTTTGTGGACGAACGTAGTGGGAATCTAGAAATTTATACGATCGGAGCCGACGGCAGCGGCGAGCAGCGGCTGACCAACAACAGCGCTGGTGATGAATCTCCGCACTGGTCCCCGGACGGGTCTAAGATTGTTTATGCCAGCAAGACCGACGGAGATTTTGAGATTTACAGCATGAATCCTGATGGCAGCGACCACCAGCAGATCACCAGCGACACCGATTATAATGCTACGCCCCGCTGGTCGCCGGATGGCAGCACCATTGCCTTTACCAGCGACCGTTCGGGGAACCTGGAGATCCACACCATGAATGCCGACGGCAACGACGTGCAGCAGCTGACTAACGATCCGGCGTCGGATGGTTTGCCCAGCTGGTCGCCCGATGGCAGTGAACTGGCCTTTTACTCCACGCGCGATGGTAATTATGAAGTGTATAAAACCAATGCCGACGGCAGCGACACCTCCGTTAAGCTGACGGACCACAGCGCCGCCGACAATACTCCCTACTGGAGCCCGGTGGAGTAA
- a CDS encoding 4a-hydroxytetrahydrobiopterin dehydratase, with protein sequence MAEPLSDDQIVKELNSLPSWTHENDKLSKEFNFDNFRDAMAFINRIAFEAEEQVHHPEIFNVYNTVNISLSTHDAGGKVTEKDIKLANTIESLYN encoded by the coding sequence ATGGCTGAACCACTATCCGACGATCAGATTGTAAAAGAACTAAATAGCCTTCCTAGCTGGACACACGAGAATGACAAGCTGAGCAAAGAGTTTAATTTTGATAATTTTCGGGACGCCATGGCTTTTATCAATCGCATTGCATTTGAAGCGGAAGAGCAGGTGCATCACCCAGAAATTTTTAATGTATATAATACGGTCAACATTTCGCTGAGTACTCATGATGCCGGCGGGAAGGTTACCGAAAAAGATATTAAGCTCGCAAATACCATCGAGTCACTGTATAACTAA
- a CDS encoding ExbD/TolR family protein yields the protein MGHFEKKSAKTKEDIPMAAMPDIIFMLLIFFMVTTVLREVTLQVKVDYTQAQNIEKIEQKRLVSYIYVGPQKLSGTKLGATKIQIDDSIIEDVAAVRNIMYDKLKEQPKLIVSLRVHDEAEFGIVTDIQEELREAGALRINYSTKQEQS from the coding sequence ATGGGACATTTTGAAAAGAAATCTGCTAAAACGAAAGAAGATATCCCGATGGCAGCAATGCCGGATATTATCTTCATGTTACTCATTTTCTTTATGGTAACAACTGTGCTTCGGGAAGTTACCTTACAGGTAAAAGTTGATTATACCCAGGCACAAAACATCGAAAAAATCGAACAAAAACGGCTTGTCAGCTATATCTATGTCGGTCCGCAAAAGTTATCAGGAACTAAGTTGGGGGCTACAAAGATACAGATTGATGACTCAATCATAGAAGATGTTGCAGCAGTTCGCAATATCATGTATGACAAGCTTAAAGAACAACCTAAACTAATTGTTTCTCTTCGTGTACATGATGAAGCTGAATTTGGTATTGTGACCGATATTCAGGAGGAGTTGCGTGAAGCAGGCGCACTTCGAATTAATTATTCTACGAAGCAAGAACAATCTTAG
- the rplI gene encoding 50S ribosomal protein L9, whose protein sequence is MANKYMKLILREDVNKLGDAGDIVEVKAGYGRNYLIPQGKAMMATDGALKRVERMKEKAERRAELTVERAQDMAERLETTSVTIPVAVGEDERIHGSVTNQDIADALAERDINIDKRKISLDKDIKTLGEYTATVNLISEIKAEIKVWVVKQ, encoded by the coding sequence ATGGCTAACAAATACATGAAGTTAATTTTAAGAGAAGATGTTAACAAGCTGGGTGATGCCGGCGACATCGTTGAAGTTAAAGCCGGATACGGCCGGAATTATTTAATTCCCCAAGGCAAGGCTATGATGGCCACCGACGGTGCATTAAAACGTGTTGAGCGGATGAAAGAGAAGGCAGAACGTCGTGCCGAGCTTACCGTCGAAAGGGCTCAGGATATGGCCGAACGCCTGGAAACAACATCTGTTACCATACCAGTAGCTGTTGGCGAAGATGAGCGTATTCACGGTTCAGTAACGAATCAGGATATCGCTGACGCACTAGCTGAACGCGATATCAATATTGACAAACGTAAGATATCTCTGGATAAAGACATCAAGACACTGGGTGAATATACGGCAACCGTAAACTTGATTAGTGAAATCAAAGCAGAGATCAAGGTTTGGGTGGTGAAGCAATAA
- a CDS encoding biopolymer transporter ExbD — translation MFGSDKEREDPEIGGAGMADIAFLLLIFFLLVTTIDVDTGIGLQLPPKSDQDPPPIKTRNMMKILVNSQGQVLMGTGETEATPVTQVKQNLKDFVTNRGQDPNLSVSPDKAIVSIKTDRKTPYNVYIDMLDEVMGAYQELRNQESQSQFGVPYEQLKEGSERKKAVDNAYPKKISIAEPNK, via the coding sequence ATGTTTGGAAGTGATAAAGAACGAGAAGACCCGGAAATTGGTGGTGCAGGGATGGCAGATATTGCATTCCTATTGCTGATTTTCTTCCTGCTTGTAACAACTATTGACGTTGATACGGGTATTGGATTACAGCTGCCGCCAAAGTCTGATCAAGACCCACCGCCCATTAAAACTCGTAATATGATGAAGATTCTGGTTAATTCTCAGGGTCAGGTGTTGATGGGAACCGGTGAAACAGAGGCAACGCCTGTAACTCAGGTTAAGCAAAATTTAAAAGATTTTGTTACCAACAGGGGACAGGATCCGAACTTGTCAGTTTCTCCGGATAAGGCTATTGTATCCATAAAAACGGATCGCAAAACACCTTATAATGTCTATATTGACATGCTTGATGAGGTAATGGGAGCTTACCAAGAGCTTCGGAACCAAGAGTCTCAATCTCAATTTGGCGTACCTTATGAACAATTGAAGGAAGGCAGTGAGAGAAAGAAGGCTGTAGATAATGCTTATCCAAAGAAAATTTCAATCGCAGAGCCCAACAAATAA
- the thiL gene encoding thiamine-phosphate kinase, producing the protein MSDKNFRTIQSLGRTELIDELMEQNSFTHSSVAEGYGDDAAVIENKEGYKLLSSETFMEGVNFDLTYVPLHHLGYKIATAAVSDIYAMNGTPEVVLVNMAVPNKLSVDMLQEIYRGIGAAGEDYEFQIVGGDLTASHQTLSIDITCYGSVAEDEIIYRRGANKDDAICVTGDLGGAIAGLRILMREKEFWEEQEEQTAFQPDLDDYEYVVKRQLVPVARQDFINQIRELKISPTSMIDVTQGLVSELKHIANASELGAYVYQAAFPIALDTRTVADEMKEDVDKYALYGGEDYELMFTLPEESVEKLADEFQDFVVIGKITEQEEGVCMQQVEGDVVNFDSDQNQEG; encoded by the coding sequence ATGTCTGACAAAAATTTTAGAACTATACAATCGCTTGGTCGTACGGAACTTATTGATGAGCTGATGGAGCAAAATAGCTTTACCCACTCATCTGTAGCAGAAGGGTACGGTGATGATGCTGCCGTCATAGAAAACAAAGAAGGATATAAACTACTCAGTTCCGAAACGTTTATGGAAGGGGTGAACTTTGATCTTACCTATGTTCCGCTTCATCATTTAGGTTATAAAATTGCCACTGCTGCTGTTAGTGACATTTATGCAATGAACGGTACGCCTGAGGTGGTATTAGTTAATATGGCTGTTCCCAACAAACTGTCAGTGGATATGCTACAAGAGATTTATCGTGGCATTGGAGCTGCTGGTGAAGATTACGAATTCCAGATTGTGGGTGGAGATCTGACAGCCTCTCACCAGACGTTAAGTATCGATATCACCTGCTATGGATCTGTAGCTGAGGATGAGATCATTTATCGCCGGGGAGCCAACAAAGATGATGCAATTTGTGTAACTGGTGACTTGGGAGGCGCCATTGCCGGTCTGCGCATTTTAATGAGAGAAAAGGAATTCTGGGAAGAGCAGGAGGAGCAAACTGCTTTCCAGCCTGATCTCGACGACTATGAATATGTCGTTAAACGACAATTGGTTCCTGTTGCGCGTCAAGACTTTATCAATCAAATTCGTGAGTTAAAGATCAGTCCCACTTCTATGATCGATGTTACGCAAGGACTGGTAAGTGAACTCAAGCACATTGCCAATGCCTCTGAGCTGGGTGCTTATGTTTATCAGGCAGCCTTTCCGATTGCACTGGATACGCGTACCGTAGCCGATGAGATGAAAGAAGACGTAGATAAGTATGCACTATATGGTGGTGAGGATTATGAGCTGATGTTTACTTTGCCAGAGGAAAGTGTAGAAAAATTAGCTGATGAATTTCAGGATTTTGTAGTTATAGGAAAAATTACCGAACAAGAGGAGGGCGTGTGTATGCAGCAGGTCGAGGGAGATGTGGTTAATTTTGACAGTGATCAAAATCAGGAAGGATAG
- a CDS encoding complex I subunit 4 family protein: MELLLNVCIYLPIVGIAAILAIRNDKATKWISLLTTSATFLLSLPLLFNFDIANSATAQYLTEGNPIMTGLDIKYLLGLDGLSLLLFMLTTLMGPIVILSSWDSVKKHLMGYYAMLLLLQTASMGVFASLDLIVFYVFFELSLIPMYFLIGIWGGKNRIHATIKFFVYTLVGSLIMLVGLIYVGYDAGAAIEGYGFTTDWRFLSGNGYYIGLVEQTYLFLAFSLAFCIKVPLFPFHTWLPYAHTEAPTAGSVVLAAIMLKMGTYGLLRICLPLFPNAFTTFAPYMATLAVVGIIYGALVAMVQKDVKKLVAYSSVSHLGFVVLGLFAFNTIAVQGALIQMINHGLSTGALFLIVGMIYDRTHTRDIEDYGGIAKVVPVFAVMFMIATLASIGLPGLNGFIGEFLILNGTFNSAVLPQNVFVVLAALGVILAAVYMLWMYQRVMFGPLKHEENEELVDLNAREIGLLVPLVIFMVWIGIRPVDFTQYSEAQVQELLESSNEKRMAIKRSANQQELPQWASSLYDVTDELASKTKTK; the protein is encoded by the coding sequence ATGGAGTTACTCTTAAACGTCTGTATTTATTTACCGATTGTCGGAATTGCCGCAATACTGGCAATCCGCAATGATAAGGCCACCAAATGGATAAGCCTGCTCACAACTTCCGCAACCTTTTTGCTGTCGCTGCCGCTACTATTCAATTTTGATATTGCAAACTCGGCAACAGCCCAATATCTGACCGAAGGTAATCCTATTATGACCGGTCTGGATATTAAATATTTGTTGGGACTGGATGGATTAAGCCTGCTGCTGTTTATGCTCACAACGCTGATGGGACCCATTGTTATTCTCTCATCTTGGGATTCGGTTAAAAAACACTTGATGGGATACTATGCCATGTTGTTGCTTTTGCAAACGGCATCGATGGGCGTTTTTGCCTCACTGGATCTGATTGTGTTCTATGTTTTCTTTGAGCTTTCGTTGATTCCCATGTACTTCCTGATTGGAATTTGGGGGGGCAAGAATCGAATTCACGCCACGATCAAGTTTTTTGTATATACGCTGGTAGGATCGTTGATTATGCTGGTTGGGCTCATCTATGTAGGATATGACGCTGGAGCTGCCATCGAAGGATATGGATTTACCACGGACTGGCGCTTCCTTTCCGGTAACGGCTATTACATTGGATTAGTTGAGCAAACCTATTTATTTCTGGCATTTTCGTTAGCCTTTTGTATTAAGGTGCCGCTATTTCCATTTCATACTTGGTTGCCGTATGCTCATACCGAAGCCCCTACAGCAGGTTCGGTGGTACTGGCCGCTATTATGCTGAAGATGGGAACCTATGGACTGCTTCGCATTTGCCTGCCGTTATTTCCTAATGCATTTACAACTTTTGCACCCTATATGGCCACGTTGGCTGTTGTGGGCATAATCTACGGTGCATTAGTAGCAATGGTACAGAAAGACGTAAAAAAATTAGTGGCCTACTCTTCTGTCAGTCACCTTGGGTTTGTAGTACTCGGCTTGTTTGCTTTTAACACCATTGCCGTGCAGGGAGCGCTTATCCAGATGATTAATCACGGGCTTTCTACAGGTGCTCTCTTTTTGATTGTAGGGATGATTTATGACCGTACTCACACGCGTGACATCGAAGACTACGGAGGCATTGCTAAAGTGGTACCGGTTTTTGCCGTAATGTTTATGATTGCTACCCTGGCTTCTATTGGCCTGCCCGGATTGAACGGTTTTATTGGTGAGTTCTTGATTCTGAATGGTACTTTTAACTCCGCAGTGTTACCACAAAATGTATTTGTAGTATTGGCAGCGTTGGGCGTAATTCTGGCTGCCGTTTATATGCTGTGGATGTATCAACGCGTAATGTTTGGTCCCTTAAAGCACGAAGAAAATGAGGAGCTGGTGGATTTAAATGCTCGCGAAATTGGACTATTGGTACCACTGGTTATCTTTATGGTATGGATTGGTATCCGTCCTGTTGACTTTACGCAGTACTCTGAGGCACAAGTGCAGGAGCTTCTTGAATCATCCAACGAAAAGCGTATGGCCATTAAACGTTCGGCTAATCAGCAGGAACTTCCACAGTGGGCCTCATCATTATATGATGTTACCGATGAACTAGCATCCAAAACAAAAACAAAATAG
- a CDS encoding NADH-quinone oxidoreductase subunit N, translating into MNYLHDITAFLPGIITGLAGLIAIVIDSYKDDHGAIYGLTVVSLTAALTLSIMDMFGTAGTAFSGMITYGGVTAFGNAIVLFGSLFCVLISREYLSAIDHDYGEIYAMILCATAGMLGLASANNLIMIFIGIETMSICLYVLAGVFKGRKTGAEASLKYFLLGAFSTGFLLYGMALLYGATGTLSLPAIAEAASSNLLFIAGAGLLLIGFFFKISAVPFHMWTPDVYQGTPTTLTAYMATASKSASFIALIIVVSKMIPDSTANWSEVIEVVAVITMILGNLIALVQDNIKRMLAYSSIAHAGYLLVGLAAGTPEGYTAMLFYLFAYSIMNVGAFGVVAYYERQQGLDFTDVNNYAGLGFKRPLMGVMLSFFLFSLAGIPPFVGFIGKYMVFAAAINAGYLTIAIVGVLASAASVYYYLRPMVYMYFRDPHKDVPLVKSGWLLRSTLIVLAAMTIYFGVAFGDLHNLLSSYYASDWIALLGG; encoded by the coding sequence ATGAATTATTTACACGATATCACCGCGTTTTTACCCGGCATCATTACAGGTCTTGCCGGACTCATTGCCATCGTTATCGATTCGTACAAAGATGACCATGGTGCTATTTATGGACTGACAGTCGTTTCGCTTACTGCGGCGCTGACTCTTTCCATTATGGATATGTTTGGCACAGCGGGAACAGCATTTTCCGGGATGATTACCTATGGTGGTGTAACTGCTTTCGGGAATGCTATAGTGCTGTTTGGCTCACTCTTTTGTGTGTTAATATCGCGCGAATATCTGAGTGCCATTGATCATGATTACGGTGAGATATACGCCATGATACTTTGTGCTACGGCCGGCATGCTGGGGCTGGCCAGTGCAAATAATTTGATTATGATTTTCATTGGAATCGAAACAATGTCTATTTGTCTGTATGTGCTAGCCGGTGTTTTTAAAGGACGTAAGACTGGGGCAGAGGCATCACTTAAATATTTTCTTTTAGGCGCTTTTTCTACCGGCTTTTTGCTTTACGGGATGGCATTGCTTTACGGCGCCACGGGGACACTTTCACTGCCTGCGATAGCTGAAGCTGCGAGCTCTAACCTGTTGTTCATAGCTGGAGCTGGGCTCTTGCTTATCGGTTTTTTCTTCAAAATTTCGGCTGTTCCCTTTCACATGTGGACGCCCGATGTATATCAAGGTACCCCCACAACGCTGACGGCCTACATGGCTACGGCATCAAAATCGGCTTCATTTATTGCACTTATTATTGTGGTATCCAAGATGATTCCCGATTCCACGGCTAACTGGTCGGAAGTGATTGAGGTGGTAGCCGTCATTACTATGATTTTGGGTAATCTGATAGCGTTGGTGCAGGATAACATCAAACGGATGCTGGCTTACTCCAGCATTGCACATGCCGGTTACTTACTCGTTGGTTTAGCGGCTGGAACGCCCGAAGGATATACTGCTATGCTGTTTTACCTGTTTGCTTATTCTATTATGAATGTGGGAGCATTTGGCGTAGTTGCTTATTACGAACGCCAACAGGGACTTGATTTTACTGACGTCAACAATTATGCAGGGTTGGGCTTTAAGCGCCCCTTGATGGGAGTTATGTTGTCTTTTTTCCTATTTTCACTGGCAGGTATTCCCCCTTTTGTTGGATTTATTGGAAAGTACATGGTGTTTGCCGCTGCTATTAATGCCGGATACCTAACTATTGCTATTGTCGGTGTATTGGCCAGTGCTGCCAGCGTGTATTACTACTTACGTCCCATGGTGTACATGTATTTTCGAGATCCGCATAAAGACGTTCCGCTGGTTAAATCAGGGTGGTTACTTCGTTCTACATTAATTGTATTGGCTGCAATGACAATTTATTTTGGAGTAGCATTCGGTGACCTGCACAATTTACTTTCCTCATATTATGCCAGTGATTGGATTGCGTTGCTGGGCGGATAA
- the rpsF gene encoding 30S ribosomal protein S6, whose translation MSKNYYEITYIINPVLEDDEYDEIVEKFTGIIKDNDGEIDEVDQWGIRKIEHEMEGKTSGYYVNAYFTAPGELIEKLERALRIDDEIMRYLTLRYDAKMMRHRELQRKNAVPPVFVEEHNEEEEEDED comes from the coding sequence ATGAGTAAAAATTATTACGAAATAACGTATATCATAAATCCCGTACTCGAAGATGATGAGTACGACGAGATTGTTGAGAAGTTTACCGGTATTATCAAGGATAATGACGGTGAAATTGACGAGGTTGATCAATGGGGTATTCGCAAGATTGAGCATGAAATGGAAGGCAAAACGAGCGGATATTACGTAAATGCTTACTTTACAGCTCCTGGAGAACTCATCGAAAAACTGGAGCGCGCACTTCGCATTGATGATGAAATCATGCGGTATCTGACGCTTCGGTACGATGCGAAAATGATGCGTCACCGTGAACTTCAGCGTAAAAATGCTGTCCCCCCTGTCTTTGTTGAAGAGCACAATGAGGAAGAGGAAGAAGACGAAGATTAA